In the Terriglobia bacterium genome, one interval contains:
- a CDS encoding SIR2 family protein, with the protein MTDSPALHLHNSLRQAKERWAIFLGAGSSHDYGIPTMAEMANILRILMKSGKPEHGISQSTLSLLAKLCPESEGKEVSWNIEDLLTRLHQLLDSAAEPPSGFAPVKTLLGESQVDLAAITQASEDLVRFMATMCDLESHKYSDHGTGEVNYLSDFLLSMASFGTSMNQLVRVFTTNIDLCIEAAMVRLSQRPRSDRRPDLVLVDGFESAILPTFNMGCYTRAASAPGNRCAVYYWKLHGSVDWTYAQPLAEEKTKEDKGYSDQSIIVRRVGNELWGKLASCCALHEKPSQENEPIVIFPTPAKYSQTYTFPYMDMFEAFRRTLEEVELLICVGTAFPDRHIRSAVRSFVERDNTLLFIIDPQMSSGTLSSYFGRSRSVQPVINMRFKQFIEEFRALEATNDNAPIAEGQS; encoded by the coding sequence GTGACTGATTCACCTGCATTGCACTTGCACAACAGTCTGCGACAGGCCAAGGAACGATGGGCAATCTTTTTGGGTGCGGGTTCAAGTCATGACTACGGCATCCCAACTATGGCGGAGATGGCGAATATCCTTCGTATCCTGATGAAATCTGGGAAGCCCGAGCACGGAATTAGCCAGTCAACGCTGAGTCTGCTAGCCAAGCTCTGTCCTGAGAGTGAGGGAAAGGAAGTGTCTTGGAACATCGAGGATTTGCTCACTCGGCTACATCAATTACTTGACTCGGCAGCGGAGCCACCCAGCGGATTCGCGCCAGTGAAAACGCTACTCGGCGAGTCACAGGTTGACTTGGCGGCGATCACGCAAGCGTCCGAAGATCTTGTCCGATTCATGGCGACGATGTGCGACTTAGAAAGCCACAAGTATTCGGACCATGGAACCGGCGAGGTGAATTACCTTTCCGATTTCCTCCTTTCGATGGCCTCTTTCGGAACTTCAATGAATCAACTTGTCCGTGTGTTCACCACTAACATCGACTTGTGCATTGAAGCGGCTATGGTGCGACTTTCCCAGCGGCCACGTTCAGATCGCCGACCAGACCTCGTATTGGTTGACGGATTTGAAAGTGCGATTCTACCCACATTCAACATGGGTTGCTACACGCGCGCCGCCTCCGCTCCCGGGAATCGGTGTGCCGTCTACTACTGGAAGCTTCACGGTTCCGTCGATTGGACATATGCCCAACCGTTGGCTGAGGAGAAAACCAAAGAGGATAAGGGATACTCCGATCAGTCCATCATAGTACGGCGGGTAGGCAACGAGCTTTGGGGCAAACTGGCGAGTTGCTGCGCTCTGCATGAGAAGCCTTCCCAAGAAAACGAGCCGATCGTCATATTTCCGACTCCCGCAAAGTACTCACAGACGTACACGTTCCCGTACATGGATATGTTCGAAGCGTTCCGGAGGACACTTGAAGAGGTCGAGCTCCTGATTTGCGTCGGGACGGCTTTCCCTGACCGACACATCCGTTCAGCTGTCCGTTCCTTTGTCGAGCGTGATAACACCCTTCTCTTCATTATCGATCCCCAAATGAGTTCAGGAACACTATCGTCTTACTTTGGCCGATCTCGATCTGTCCAACCCGTAATAAATATGAGATTTAAGCAATTCATTGAGGAGTTCAGGGCATTGGAAGCAACCAACGATAATGCACCAATTGCGGAGGGCCAATCATGA